One window of the Endomicrobium proavitum genome contains the following:
- a CDS encoding glycoside hydrolase family 2 TIM barrel-domain containing protein, with the protein MKFLKIVLPAVFLFSVTANVFAADDVNSDAVLSDELKRAKAFNDKMIYVPPKPFKLADAGTEKWVNYQKYGEFQNVGTKDYKYVISDSEGLRAASGEGVFPNTQNVLNDPQYKKYLNSKKLEGKYWDFVNNDDYQANFYKWATTREDPGVKQYFTAVALDRAGNWEQAIKAYYAILVFFPKTIGWTQWQTPWYISPVAISRIKYLTALHPEIGVKLVGAKIIIENVYDNDVKNDVFIIDPGWLVPATAKDFETKTIDLSKIKIKKTVGKGKVKLVQYKNNNFQLIVDGKQFTVKGVSYDANKVGVSPVNGTLKNNRDWSWEDANSNGKTDAPFDAWVDTNRNDKQESYEKPVGDFALLKAMGANTLRVFHHYELNKEALKEGYEKYGFMYMMTDFLGAYAVDSGATWAEGTDYSNPVHQKNMLASIRKMVEDYKDEPYILMWVLGNENNYGVANNANKNPEAFYKFANKAAKLIKKLDPQKRPVAINNGDTLYLDIFAKNSPDIDIFGFNSYRGEQGFGNIWQDIANVSGKAALVTEYGTPAYAKGWSVARTEEGQASYHKGYWTDIENNLGGVEGGWGNSLGGVIFQWVDEWWKAEGDSDPAVHDTHLQTQGAFLDGGGYEEWYGITSQGNGKNSPFERQLRKAYFLYMDLWNK; encoded by the coding sequence ATGAAATTTTTAAAAATTGTTTTACCGGCGGTATTTTTATTTTCCGTAACTGCAAATGTTTTTGCTGCGGATGATGTAAATTCCGACGCTGTTTTAAGCGACGAGCTTAAGCGCGCAAAAGCGTTTAACGATAAAATGATTTACGTTCCTCCTAAACCTTTTAAACTTGCGGATGCCGGAACCGAGAAGTGGGTTAACTATCAAAAATACGGCGAGTTTCAAAATGTCGGCACAAAAGATTACAAATACGTTATCAGCGATTCCGAAGGTCTAAGAGCGGCAAGCGGCGAAGGCGTTTTTCCGAATACCCAAAACGTTTTAAATGATCCGCAATACAAAAAATATTTAAACTCTAAAAAACTTGAAGGAAAATATTGGGATTTTGTAAATAACGACGATTATCAGGCAAATTTCTACAAATGGGCTACAACAAGAGAAGATCCGGGAGTGAAACAGTATTTTACCGCCGTAGCTTTGGACAGAGCGGGAAATTGGGAGCAGGCTATAAAAGCATATTATGCAATTTTGGTTTTTTTCCCGAAAACCATAGGCTGGACACAGTGGCAAACTCCGTGGTATATAAGTCCGGTTGCAATTTCAAGAATTAAATATCTTACGGCTCTTCACCCTGAAATAGGCGTTAAACTTGTGGGTGCAAAAATTATAATTGAAAACGTTTACGATAACGACGTTAAAAACGATGTTTTTATTATAGACCCGGGCTGGCTTGTGCCCGCGACTGCGAAAGATTTTGAAACAAAAACTATAGACTTGTCAAAAATTAAAATCAAAAAAACCGTCGGTAAAGGCAAAGTAAAACTTGTTCAATATAAAAACAATAATTTTCAGCTTATAGTTGACGGAAAACAGTTTACCGTTAAAGGCGTAAGTTATGACGCCAATAAAGTTGGCGTTTCTCCGGTAAACGGCACTTTGAAAAACAACAGAGACTGGTCGTGGGAAGATGCAAATTCCAACGGCAAAACAGACGCGCCTTTTGACGCGTGGGTGGACACAAACAGAAACGATAAACAGGAATCTTACGAAAAACCCGTCGGAGATTTTGCTCTTCTAAAAGCCATGGGCGCAAATACTTTAAGAGTGTTTCATCACTATGAACTTAATAAAGAAGCGCTGAAAGAAGGTTATGAAAAATACGGATTTATGTATATGATGACGGATTTCTTGGGCGCATACGCCGTAGATTCCGGCGCAACGTGGGCGGAAGGCACGGATTATTCCAACCCCGTTCATCAAAAAAATATGCTTGCAAGCATTCGCAAAATGGTTGAAGATTACAAAGACGAACCTTACATTTTAATGTGGGTTTTGGGCAACGAAAATAATTACGGAGTGGCAAATAACGCCAATAAAAATCCCGAAGCTTTTTATAAGTTTGCAAACAAAGCCGCAAAACTTATAAAAAAACTTGACCCTCAAAAAAGACCGGTTGCAATAAATAACGGCGACACGTTATATTTGGATATTTTTGCCAAAAATTCTCCGGACATAGATATTTTCGGATTTAATTCTTACAGAGGCGAGCAGGGTTTTGGAAACATTTGGCAGGACATTGCAAACGTTTCGGGCAAAGCCGCGCTTGTTACCGAATACGGAACTCCCGCTTACGCCAAAGGCTGGAGCGTTGCAAGAACCGAAGAAGGACAGGCGTCTTACCACAAGGGATATTGGACTGATATAGAGAATAATTTAGGCGGCGTTGAAGGCGGCTGGGGCAATTCTCTTGGCGGAGTAATATTTCAGTGGGTTGACGAATGGTGGAAAGCCGAAGGCGATTCAGACCCTGCGGTTCATGACACGCACTTGCAAACGCAAGGCGCATTTTTGGACGGCGGCGGCTATGAAGAATGGTATGGAATAACTTCTCAGGGCAACGGAAAAAACAGTCCGTTTGAACGCCAGTTGAGAAAAGCTTATTTTTTGTATATGGACTTGTGGAATAAATAA
- a CDS encoding OmpA family protein — MRLKSILIAATVFLSLLAFRTSSYADLFSPYAHYNRINTDILEPGTIELKGELTFDSYFHKPGDGWIVYPDRSGLGKFMSYTPSNPATHNNKWTDTYGQTLLLNLGIKPTEWFFAEFGVEFLGDYADKFWMPINEEHRFKSLTSPFYHLNWNNARIGIKTDWIYLAYHKNYGHQGWVYEGDLFDMLPRQDNADNYLRYSGHHTPDYWQLKIKGFYGDLDVIYGEEVLQDYKKGIYVKYKNIFHSNINFFYSDHVIPYGFEDERMRNFQLNTDFTFLNTTLQVGALYRPFRLNKEYQYVEDVGIGNGLNGSKYEVKTDKTTEKDALGGSLQWQLRKKFLLDLINVGYEYRGLVAGNRQKVNASVEKSLTKYINTFLGYSYQKPLLSAMPLVYSGGGSGPVSISARGPESPFWVWWRNPITGFDNRETSALSFVFTYDPTPSTWFYNYMPNEPVEYNLNPEEDAPFSFAAKVNLAKYSGPLDRQQYWEYDGSTAWEDAYANGTNVPDRYIGSLYLLTQFIKNNTKILYDFEVGEDLATLSYPYSDTSGGSGRDPYTSSFIGYFKTSLKVDTKPYLFKVAYLKNFWGPEDWHRNFGATFDELYLAHISRDLGKWFNFGVEYVGGRKTNSALLSDPAFVDQELSNELGTFDEIRVFVKIYFDGVFKFGDRGEEGGMPFGVEFDKTAPQIALKAYPDTIYPADGGKASLEPWASDHSGIEKWSINIKDVNGNTVKHFDGEIETPEELKWDGRNERNGQICPDGEYFATLEGIDNYGNKDITEPAKIIVATRPKIANADVKETERGLVISLGAKVLFDSGKFALKSGATKTLQEVAVLLNKYPDNNIAIEGHTDWVGKVAYNQKLSEDRAKSVKNFLVKQGVAADRMQITGFGKLKPVADNNTAKGREQNRRVEIIVLNNAIVVDENQSKEVKDTVPNN; from the coding sequence ATGAGATTAAAATCAATCCTCATAGCAGCAACAGTTTTCTTATCTCTTCTCGCATTTCGCACCTCTTCGTATGCCGATCTTTTTTCACCATACGCGCATTACAACAGAATTAACACAGACATTTTAGAACCTGGGACAATTGAACTTAAAGGCGAATTAACCTTTGATTCCTATTTCCACAAACCCGGCGACGGTTGGATTGTTTATCCGGACAGATCCGGTCTTGGCAAGTTTATGAGTTATACCCCGTCAAACCCTGCCACACATAATAATAAATGGACAGACACATACGGACAAACTCTTCTTTTGAATTTGGGAATAAAACCTACTGAATGGTTTTTTGCCGAGTTCGGCGTTGAATTTCTTGGCGATTATGCCGATAAATTCTGGATGCCTATAAACGAAGAACACCGCTTTAAAAGTCTTACAAGTCCTTTCTATCATTTAAATTGGAACAACGCCAGAATCGGTATAAAAACAGACTGGATTTATCTTGCATACCATAAAAATTACGGACATCAGGGCTGGGTTTATGAAGGCGACTTGTTTGATATGCTTCCAAGGCAAGATAACGCCGACAATTATTTAAGATATTCAGGACACCATACGCCGGACTATTGGCAATTAAAAATTAAAGGATTCTACGGCGATTTAGATGTTATTTACGGCGAAGAAGTTCTTCAAGATTATAAGAAAGGTATATATGTAAAGTATAAAAATATATTCCATTCTAACATAAATTTCTTTTATTCAGATCATGTAATACCTTATGGTTTTGAAGACGAAAGAATGAGAAATTTCCAACTTAATACAGATTTTACATTCTTGAATACAACCCTTCAGGTAGGGGCTTTATACAGACCTTTTAGACTTAACAAAGAATATCAATACGTTGAAGATGTTGGTATTGGAAACGGATTAAACGGTTCTAAATATGAAGTAAAAACAGACAAAACAACCGAAAAAGACGCGCTTGGCGGGTCTCTTCAGTGGCAGCTTCGTAAAAAATTCTTGCTTGACCTTATTAATGTTGGTTATGAATACAGAGGTTTAGTTGCGGGCAACAGACAAAAAGTTAACGCGTCCGTAGAAAAATCTTTGACAAAATATATAAATACTTTTTTGGGATACTCTTATCAGAAACCATTGCTTTCCGCAATGCCTTTGGTTTATTCAGGCGGCGGATCAGGCCCTGTATCAATATCTGCAAGAGGTCCCGAAAGTCCTTTTTGGGTTTGGTGGAGAAATCCTATAACAGGTTTTGACAACAGAGAAACAAGCGCTTTATCCTTTGTTTTCACTTACGATCCAACGCCTTCAACGTGGTTCTATAATTATATGCCGAACGAGCCTGTTGAATACAATTTAAATCCTGAAGAAGACGCGCCGTTTTCTTTTGCTGCAAAAGTTAACTTGGCAAAATACAGCGGTCCGCTTGACAGGCAGCAGTATTGGGAATATGACGGCTCTACCGCTTGGGAAGATGCTTATGCTAACGGAACAAATGTGCCGGATAGATACATAGGTTCTTTATATTTGTTAACTCAATTTATTAAAAATAATACAAAAATACTTTATGATTTTGAAGTTGGTGAAGATTTGGCAACTTTAAGCTATCCGTATTCTGATACTTCCGGCGGAAGCGGACGCGACCCATACACTTCTTCTTTTATAGGATACTTTAAGACAAGTTTAAAAGTTGATACAAAACCTTATCTTTTCAAAGTTGCTTATTTGAAAAATTTCTGGGGACCTGAAGATTGGCACAGAAACTTCGGCGCTACTTTTGACGAGCTTTATCTTGCTCACATAAGCAGAGACCTTGGCAAATGGTTTAACTTTGGCGTAGAATATGTAGGCGGAAGAAAAACAAATTCAGCTCTTTTAAGCGATCCTGCTTTTGTGGATCAAGAGTTAAGCAACGAACTTGGGACTTTTGACGAAATAAGAGTTTTTGTTAAAATATATTTTGACGGAGTATTTAAATTCGGCGACAGAGGCGAAGAGGGCGGAATGCCTTTTGGCGTAGAGTTTGATAAAACCGCTCCTCAAATTGCTTTAAAAGCTTATCCGGATACAATTTACCCTGCCGACGGCGGCAAAGCGTCTCTTGAACCGTGGGCTTCAGATCATTCCGGCATAGAAAAATGGTCAATTAACATTAAAGACGTTAACGGAAATACGGTTAAACATTTTGACGGCGAAATTGAGACCCCTGAAGAACTTAAGTGGGACGGCAGAAATGAAAGAAACGGACAAATATGTCCTGACGGCGAATATTTTGCAACCTTGGAAGGTATAGATAATTACGGCAATAAAGATATTACCGAACCTGCTAAAATAATAGTTGCAACAAGACCTAAAATAGCCAATGCCGACGTAAAAGAAACAGAAAGAGGTCTTGTAATTTCTCTCGGCGCGAAAGTGTTGTTTGACAGCGGTAAGTTTGCTTTGAAATCCGGCGCTACAAAAACATTGCAGGAAGTAGCGGTATTGCTTAACAAATACCCTGACAACAACATAGCAATTGAAGGTCATACCGATTGGGTAGGAAAGGTAGCTTACAATCAGAAGTTATCTGAAGACAGAGCGAAATCCGTTAAAAACTTCCTTGTTAAACAGGGCGTTGCAGCGGATAGAATGCAAATAACCGGATTTGGAAAACTTAAACCCGTGGCGGACAATAACACGGCTAAAGGAAGAGAGCAGAACAGACGCGTTGAAATTATAGTTCTCAATAACGCGATAGTTGTAGATGAAAATCAGTCAAAAGAAGTAAAAGATACTGTTCCTAATAATTAA
- a CDS encoding glycoside hydrolase family 2 TIM barrel-domain containing protein, which yields MKKSLSLLMAAVFCLANSANAFAQAQQQEQPSEFKTYRAPQKDITSVLTAAKKFDNSMTYAAPKPFPIYDAGTDKWIDYAKYGEFQNAGTENYKYVVKEYDALKKASGEGIYPNTQSIYKSPDYAKFIKEKKLEGDKWKFVDTDDRQVNFYKWALAKEDPGVKLYYTAYALDKAGNWAHAVKAYYACLVFFPKSIGYTQWKTPWYIAPSCIDRINYLTKMHPELGVKLDGAKVTIKNRFDNDKNNDIFIVNPGKLVKTAKKDFEKKYIDLSKVGVKKVTGTGKVKLTQYENNHFQLTVDGKPYVIRSICYSPTPVGLTPDNGSVNTDRDWSVADYNKNGIVDGAYEAWVDINRNEIQDANEKTVGDFALMKEMGINTIRLYHYPNFNKDLLKDGYENYGLMYMVGNLLGMYAVDSGAEWYKGTDYTDPVQKERMLASVRKMVEDYKNEPYVLLWILGNENNYGTVGTMGVFAGTSNQAQSQPDAYYAFVNECVKLIKELDPQQRPVAICNGDTYLLEYCAKNAPDLDIYGANAYRGEAGFGPLWQDVMDVYEKPVLVTEFGCPAYAKDWTAARAEAGQASYHYGAWTDLEANVAGVAGGVGNALGGVIFEWTDEWWKAGPPPEYDPKAHDITSQWVGPFLDGGAYEEWFGLTSQGNGENSPFKRQLRKAYFMYKDLWEKYRVKK from the coding sequence ATGAAAAAAAGTTTATCGCTTTTAATGGCAGCCGTATTTTGCCTTGCAAACTCTGCAAATGCTTTTGCGCAGGCGCAGCAACAAGAACAACCGTCCGAATTTAAAACTTACAGAGCTCCCCAAAAAGACATAACATCCGTTTTAACCGCCGCAAAAAAATTTGACAACTCAATGACATATGCCGCGCCGAAACCTTTTCCTATTTACGACGCCGGCACTGACAAGTGGATAGATTACGCTAAATACGGCGAATTCCAAAACGCAGGCACTGAAAATTATAAATACGTCGTGAAAGAATATGACGCGCTTAAAAAAGCGTCCGGCGAGGGAATTTATCCTAACACGCAAAGCATTTACAAATCTCCGGATTACGCAAAATTCATTAAAGAAAAAAAACTTGAAGGCGATAAATGGAAATTTGTTGACACCGACGACAGACAAGTTAATTTTTACAAATGGGCTCTTGCAAAAGAAGATCCGGGCGTAAAACTTTATTATACGGCTTACGCTTTAGATAAAGCCGGCAACTGGGCGCACGCCGTAAAAGCTTATTACGCGTGTCTTGTTTTCTTTCCTAAATCCATAGGATACACTCAGTGGAAAACTCCGTGGTATATAGCTCCAAGCTGCATAGACAGAATAAACTATCTTACAAAAATGCATCCGGAGCTCGGCGTAAAACTTGACGGCGCAAAAGTAACAATTAAAAACAGATTTGACAACGATAAAAATAACGACATATTTATAGTTAACCCCGGCAAACTTGTAAAAACTGCTAAAAAAGATTTTGAGAAAAAATATATAGACCTTTCAAAAGTCGGCGTTAAAAAAGTTACCGGCACGGGAAAAGTTAAACTTACCCAATACGAAAATAATCACTTTCAGCTTACGGTTGACGGCAAACCTTATGTAATACGTTCAATATGCTATTCGCCTACACCCGTCGGGCTTACCCCTGATAACGGTTCCGTAAATACCGACAGAGACTGGTCTGTGGCGGATTACAACAAAAACGGAATTGTTGACGGCGCTTACGAGGCTTGGGTAGATATAAACAGAAACGAAATACAAGACGCCAACGAAAAAACGGTCGGTGATTTTGCGCTCATGAAAGAAATGGGCATAAACACAATAAGACTTTACCACTATCCTAACTTCAACAAAGATTTGTTAAAAGACGGTTATGAAAACTACGGACTTATGTATATGGTTGGAAATTTGCTGGGAATGTATGCGGTAGATTCCGGCGCGGAATGGTATAAAGGAACGGATTACACAGACCCCGTTCAGAAAGAAAGAATGCTTGCAAGCGTTAGAAAAATGGTTGAAGATTATAAAAACGAACCTTACGTTTTACTTTGGATACTCGGCAACGAAAATAATTACGGCACCGTCGGCACTATGGGCGTTTTTGCGGGAACAAGCAACCAAGCGCAAAGCCAGCCGGACGCATATTACGCGTTTGTAAACGAGTGCGTTAAACTCATTAAAGAGTTAGATCCGCAGCAGCGTCCCGTTGCAATATGTAACGGCGACACTTATTTATTGGAATACTGCGCAAAAAATGCGCCAGATCTTGATATTTACGGCGCAAACGCATATCGCGGCGAAGCAGGTTTCGGACCGCTTTGGCAGGACGTTATGGACGTTTACGAAAAACCCGTTCTTGTAACGGAATTCGGCTGCCCGGCTTACGCGAAAGATTGGACAGCCGCAAGAGCGGAAGCAGGTCAAGCAAGCTATCATTACGGCGCATGGACGGATCTTGAAGCAAATGTCGCAGGCGTTGCCGGCGGCGTAGGAAACGCTTTAGGCGGCGTAATTTTTGAATGGACCGACGAATGGTGGAAAGCCGGGCCTCCGCCGGAATACGACCCCAAAGCCCACGACATAACTTCGCAATGGGTAGGCCCTTTCCTTGACGGCGGCGCGTATGAAGAATGGTTTGGTTTAACTTCGCAGGGCAACGGAGAAAATAGTCCGTTTAAACGCCAGTTAAGAAAAGCTTACTTTATGTATAAAGATCTTTGGGAGAAATACAGAGTTAAAAAATGA
- a CDS encoding DUF5683 domain-containing protein — translation MKKIIAALVVVSVLFFNANAFAGNFELDFSEAKPFNAALRSVLMPGWGQGWNEQPVKGWITFGLFAAAVGGAFYFNGQANNKYNEYKTLGAIDGNLYNDYETNYNTSTYFTYGAIAVWLYAVIDAYFTCQSQIAEGGAAKKSAFNVGYDQNRSAYMFNYSHKI, via the coding sequence ATGAAAAAAATTATAGCGGCGCTTGTTGTTGTATCTGTTTTGTTTTTTAACGCTAACGCATTTGCCGGAAATTTTGAATTAGATTTTTCTGAGGCAAAACCGTTTAACGCGGCGTTGCGTTCAGTTTTAATGCCCGGCTGGGGACAAGGCTGGAATGAGCAACCTGTAAAAGGCTGGATTACTTTTGGATTGTTTGCTGCTGCCGTTGGCGGAGCTTTCTATTTTAACGGTCAGGCAAACAATAAATATAACGAATACAAAACTCTTGGAGCAATAGACGGTAACTTATACAATGATTACGAAACAAATTATAACACTTCTACATACTTTACTTACGGTGCAATAGCTGTTTGGCTTTATGCTGTTATAGACGCTTATTTTACATGCCAAAGCCAAATTGCAGAAGGCGGGGCAGCAAAAAAATCTGCATTTAACGTAGGTTACGATCAAAACCGTTCGGCGTATATGTTTAACTACAGTCATAAAATCTAA
- a CDS encoding glycoside hydrolase family 2 TIM barrel-domain containing protein, whose translation MIKHLRPLSICIAILFLVSSVVFAETSIVTFVKTNNGNWKLTVDDKDYFIKGMAYSADKIGERPDANEWMWEDSNYNGRADGPYNAWVDLNGDGFQDISEKTVGDFALLKAMGVNTIRIYHAEKINKDLLRDLYYTYGIRVIMGNYLGAYTKGSGAHWDVGTDYTNQEQRIKMKESVRKMVLEHKDEPYVLMWMLGNENDSGGSQANSTKTNTNAVGNPEAFAKFVNEAAILIKSIDQNHPVGVCNATTKFLPYYKKFSPALDFLGFNQYSGPYGFGSLFNRVKTDNDLPVLISEFGCDAYNSKLKREDERFQSKYHIGAWRDIEKNSAYNDAGAGNAVGGVVYCWLDKWWLVGSAKVHDTELGSWAGPKNDNTFHDEWFGMSSQGNGKHSPFERRLRDVYYVYQEVLWKNDITK comes from the coding sequence ATGATAAAACATTTGAGACCGCTTTCTATTTGCATTGCGATTTTGTTTTTGGTTTCCTCTGTTGTTTTTGCCGAGACGTCTATTGTAACATTTGTTAAAACAAACAACGGAAACTGGAAACTTACGGTTGACGATAAAGATTATTTTATAAAAGGCATGGCTTATTCCGCAGATAAAATCGGCGAGCGCCCCGACGCAAACGAATGGATGTGGGAAGATTCTAACTACAACGGAAGAGCGGACGGACCATACAACGCGTGGGTAGATTTAAACGGCGACGGTTTTCAGGATATAAGCGAAAAAACCGTCGGAGATTTTGCTCTTTTAAAAGCTATGGGCGTAAATACAATAAGAATTTATCACGCTGAAAAAATTAATAAAGATCTGTTAAGAGATTTATATTACACATACGGCATACGCGTTATAATGGGCAACTATTTGGGCGCTTACACAAAAGGCAGCGGCGCTCATTGGGACGTTGGCACCGACTACACAAATCAAGAGCAGCGCATAAAAATGAAAGAAAGCGTCCGAAAAATGGTTTTAGAACACAAAGACGAACCTTACGTTTTAATGTGGATGCTTGGCAACGAAAACGATTCCGGCGGTTCGCAGGCAAACTCTACAAAAACAAATACAAACGCCGTAGGAAACCCTGAAGCTTTCGCAAAGTTTGTAAACGAAGCCGCAATTTTAATTAAGTCCATAGATCAAAATCATCCGGTAGGCGTCTGCAACGCAACGACAAAATTTTTGCCTTACTATAAAAAATTTTCTCCCGCTTTAGATTTTTTAGGATTTAACCAATACTCGGGACCATATGGATTCGGTTCTTTATTTAACAGAGTAAAAACTGATAATGATTTGCCGGTTTTAATATCGGAGTTCGGCTGCGACGCTTACAATTCAAAATTGAAAAGAGAAGACGAAAGATTTCAGTCTAAATATCATATCGGCGCGTGGCGCGATATTGAAAAAAACAGCGCCTACAACGACGCCGGCGCGGGAAACGCTGTCGGCGGAGTGGTTTATTGCTGGTTAGATAAATGGTGGCTTGTAGGTTCTGCAAAAGTTCATGACACTGAGCTCGGCTCGTGGGCGGGTCCAAAAAACGACAATACTTTTCACGACGAATGGTTTGGCATGTCTTCTCAGGGAAACGGTAAACACAGCCCGTTTGAAAGACGCTTAAGAGATGTTTACTACGTCTATCAAGAAGTGCTTTGGAAAAACGATATAACCAAATAA
- a CDS encoding diphosphate--fructose-6-phosphate 1-phosphotransferase, whose protein sequence is MPQTNVSELQIQRRKYQPVLPEVLQAGAAAVKAKEGKLTHSIADREKVKEIFPNTYGLPEVTFVKGANAKIKNKAVRVGVVLSGGQAPGGHNVIAGLFDGLKKANKKNVLIGFLGGPSGILENKYKVISEKVLDDYRNTGGFDFIQSGRTKIETDQQFCSTKDNCTSQKLDALVVVGGDDSNTNAALIAEYSKKENMGMCVVGVPKTIDGDLKNKNIETSFGFDTATKIYAELVGNICRDVNSAQKYWHFVRLMGRSASHITLEVGFKTQPNIVLVGEEILAKNLTLAKVVDNIVSVIKKRAADGKNFGVALVPEGLIEFIPEMKKLISALNDTLAEHASAIAGFDSIEEKKEYVFNKLPANLSALMQSLPAGIASQLMLDRDPHGNVQVSLIETEKLLIEMVQKKLVELKKEGSYKGKFSAITHFFGYEGRCGIPSNFDANYCYALGYNAAVLALNNFTGYLSSVRNLTQAPKKWICGGIPLTMMMNIEKRHGKDKPVIQKALVDLKGKPFKEFAKKRDTWAVTESYIFPGPIQYFGPTEVTDLTTKTLQYEQTKK, encoded by the coding sequence ATGCCGCAAACAAACGTTTCGGAACTTCAAATTCAAAGACGCAAATACCAGCCGGTTCTGCCGGAAGTTTTACAAGCGGGAGCCGCCGCAGTAAAAGCTAAAGAGGGCAAACTTACGCATTCTATAGCCGACAGAGAAAAAGTCAAAGAAATTTTCCCAAACACTTACGGTTTACCGGAAGTTACTTTTGTTAAAGGCGCAAACGCTAAAATAAAAAATAAAGCCGTGCGCGTAGGCGTAGTTCTTTCCGGAGGGCAGGCTCCCGGAGGGCACAACGTTATTGCCGGACTTTTTGACGGGCTTAAAAAAGCGAACAAAAAAAACGTTTTAATAGGTTTCTTGGGCGGACCTTCGGGAATTCTTGAAAATAAATATAAAGTTATATCCGAAAAAGTTTTGGACGATTACCGCAACACCGGCGGTTTTGATTTTATACAATCCGGCAGAACAAAAATTGAAACCGACCAACAGTTTTGCTCAACAAAAGATAATTGCACGTCGCAGAAATTAGACGCTTTGGTTGTTGTGGGCGGGGACGACTCCAACACTAATGCCGCGCTTATTGCCGAATATTCTAAAAAAGAAAATATGGGCATGTGCGTGGTGGGCGTTCCTAAAACCATTGACGGCGATTTGAAAAATAAAAATATTGAAACTTCTTTCGGCTTTGATACCGCAACAAAAATTTACGCGGAACTTGTGGGAAACATCTGCAGAGACGTAAACTCTGCGCAGAAATATTGGCACTTTGTGCGCCTTATGGGAAGAAGCGCGTCGCATATAACTTTGGAAGTAGGTTTTAAAACGCAGCCCAACATAGTTTTGGTGGGCGAAGAAATTTTAGCGAAAAATTTAACGCTTGCGAAAGTTGTAGATAATATTGTAAGCGTTATAAAAAAACGCGCGGCAGACGGAAAAAATTTCGGCGTTGCTTTAGTTCCGGAAGGGTTAATTGAATTTATTCCGGAAATGAAAAAGTTAATTTCCGCTCTTAACGATACCCTTGCCGAGCACGCGTCCGCCATTGCGGGCTTTGACTCAATAGAAGAGAAAAAAGAATACGTGTTTAATAAACTTCCCGCAAACCTTTCCGCTCTTATGCAGTCTCTTCCGGCGGGCATTGCTTCGCAGCTTATGTTAGACAGAGACCCGCACGGCAACGTTCAGGTTTCTTTAATTGAAACTGAGAAACTTTTAATAGAAATGGTTCAGAAAAAACTTGTAGAACTTAAAAAAGAGGGAAGCTATAAAGGCAAATTTTCTGCCATTACGCATTTCTTCGGCTACGAAGGACGCTGCGGAATTCCTTCAAACTTTGACGCAAATTACTGCTATGCGTTAGGTTATAACGCCGCGGTTTTAGCGCTTAACAACTTTACCGGATATTTGTCGTCGGTGCGAAATCTTACGCAGGCTCCAAAAAAGTGGATATGCGGCGGAATTCCGTTAACCATGATGATGAACATAGAAAAAAGACACGGCAAAGACAAACCCGTTATACAGAAAGCGCTGGTAGATTTAAAAGGCAAACCTTTCAAAGAATTTGCAAAGAAAAGAGATACATGGGCAGTAACCGAAAGCTACATATTTCCGGGTCCCATACAGTATTTCGGCCCAACTGAAGTAACGGATTTAACTACAAAAACGCTGCAGTATGAACAAACAAAAAAGTAG